A single Oryza brachyantha chromosome 8, ObraRS2, whole genome shotgun sequence DNA region contains:
- the LOC102705273 gene encoding transcription factor bHLH137-like isoform X2, translating into MADFSPHHSLLLKVPATSAGAITTNDPNISSFFLYNNQSHGAQAPQPANANAPASGSAAAAAAAIADDASLESSVSAVLDTSPLGSPSVDRKRKAADDSATHCSAHSKDSCKDGKSRRGKKPSREVEEKSTTEEEAPKGYIHVRARRGQATDSHSLAERVRRERISERMRMLQALVPGCDKVTGKALILDEIINYVQSLQNQVEFLSMRIASMSPVLYGFGLDSDGLQDQIGGMFQEALAMPAPVLNQSSPAPSQAIMDNTSTTSYSLQSQQGAISFSQDNGSYLMQAVGEPRQQEMLNQLVFNNMCSFQ; encoded by the exons ATGGCAGACTTCTCACCACATCACTCTCTCCTCCTCAAGGTGCCTGCTACTTCTGCCGGAGCCATCACCACCAATGACCCCAACATCTCAAGCTTCTTCCTCTACAACAACCAGAGCCATGGCGCCCAAGCACCACAGCCCGCCAATGCAAATGCACCAGCTTCaggatcagcagcagcagcagcagcagccattgCGGATGATGCCTCATTGGAGAGCTCAGTGTCTGCAGTTCTTGACACATCTCCACTGGGAAGCCCATCTGTGgacaggaagaggaaggcaGCAGATGACAGTGCAACTCATTGCTCTGCACACTCCAAG GATAGCTGCAAGGATGGCAAGAGCAGGAGAGGGAAGAAGCCCAGCAGAGAGGTGGAGGAGAAGAGCACCACTGAAGAGGAGGCTCCAAAGGGGTACATCCATGTGAGGGCAAGGAGAGGACAGGCAACTGATAGCCACAGCCTTGCAGAGAgg GTTAGGAGGGAGAGGATCAGTGAGAGGATGAGGATGCTGCAAGCACTGGTCCCTGGTTGTGACAAG gttACAGGAAAGGCCCTCATTTTGGATGAGATCATCAATTATGTACAGTCCTTGCAGAACCAAGTTGAG TTCCTTTCCATGAGGATAGCTTCCATGAGCCCAGTGTTGTATGGCTTTGGACTGGACAGTGATGGCCTCCAAGACCAA ATTGGAGGCATGTTCCAAGAAGCACTTGCAATGCCTGCTCCAGTACTGAACCAATCCAGCCCAGCTCCATCTCAAGCCATCATGGACAACACCTCAACCACATCCTACTCACTGCAAAGCCAACAAGGAGCCATCTCTTTCTCTCAG GACAATGGCAGTTACCTGATGCAAGCAGTGGGGGAGCCAAGGCAGCAGGAGATGCTCAATCAATTGGTGTTCAACAACATGTGCTCCTTCCAGTAG
- the LOC102705273 gene encoding transcription factor bHLH137-like isoform X1: MADFSPHHSLLLKVPATSAGAITTNDPNISSFFLYNNQSHGAQAPQPANANAPASGSAAAAAAAIADDASLESSVSAVLDTSPLGSPSVDRKRKAADDSATHCSAHSKDSCKDGKSRRGKKPSREVEEKSTTEEEAPKGYIHVRARRGQATDSHSLAERVRRERISERMRMLQALVPGCDKVTGKALILDEIINYVQSLQNQVEFLSMRIASMSPVLYGFGLDSDGLQDQKIGGMFQEALAMPAPVLNQSSPAPSQAIMDNTSTTSYSLQSQQGAISFSQDNGSYLMQAVGEPRQQEMLNQLVFNNMCSFQ, translated from the exons ATGGCAGACTTCTCACCACATCACTCTCTCCTCCTCAAGGTGCCTGCTACTTCTGCCGGAGCCATCACCACCAATGACCCCAACATCTCAAGCTTCTTCCTCTACAACAACCAGAGCCATGGCGCCCAAGCACCACAGCCCGCCAATGCAAATGCACCAGCTTCaggatcagcagcagcagcagcagcagccattgCGGATGATGCCTCATTGGAGAGCTCAGTGTCTGCAGTTCTTGACACATCTCCACTGGGAAGCCCATCTGTGgacaggaagaggaaggcaGCAGATGACAGTGCAACTCATTGCTCTGCACACTCCAAG GATAGCTGCAAGGATGGCAAGAGCAGGAGAGGGAAGAAGCCCAGCAGAGAGGTGGAGGAGAAGAGCACCACTGAAGAGGAGGCTCCAAAGGGGTACATCCATGTGAGGGCAAGGAGAGGACAGGCAACTGATAGCCACAGCCTTGCAGAGAgg GTTAGGAGGGAGAGGATCAGTGAGAGGATGAGGATGCTGCAAGCACTGGTCCCTGGTTGTGACAAG gttACAGGAAAGGCCCTCATTTTGGATGAGATCATCAATTATGTACAGTCCTTGCAGAACCAAGTTGAG TTCCTTTCCATGAGGATAGCTTCCATGAGCCCAGTGTTGTATGGCTTTGGACTGGACAGTGATGGCCTCCAAGACCAA AAGATTGGAGGCATGTTCCAAGAAGCACTTGCAATGCCTGCTCCAGTACTGAACCAATCCAGCCCAGCTCCATCTCAAGCCATCATGGACAACACCTCAACCACATCCTACTCACTGCAAAGCCAACAAGGAGCCATCTCTTTCTCTCAG GACAATGGCAGTTACCTGATGCAAGCAGTGGGGGAGCCAAGGCAGCAGGAGATGCTCAATCAATTGGTGTTCAACAACATGTGCTCCTTCCAGTAG